A stretch of Tenrec ecaudatus isolate mTenEca1 chromosome 2, mTenEca1.hap1, whole genome shotgun sequence DNA encodes these proteins:
- the EPCIP gene encoding exosomal polycystin-1-interacting protein: MTSASGHCPLLIIALGIFAFSPVSEAQMNSTLIFTKEDTIRNCSCPADVQDCDYSLANLVCSCKTVLPYLVEQPSYHGHLTIWFTDLAALGLLLNFTLVWDLKLSLCSANTLPEEYLAIWGLKRLRISTEAKHPFLEQSLLIHGGDESESREKARSGHKDWQMCTYVSFLDMALFNRESPLRSYSVENVVSIANSFPYFSYFKTIPPSSNRSYVVTFIY; the protein is encoded by the coding sequence ATGACCTCAGCCTCTGGGCACTGTCCCCTTCTGATCATCGCCCTGGGCATCTTTGCCTTCAGCCCAGTCTCAGAGGCGCAGATGAACAGCACGCTGATTTTCACAAAGGAAGACACCATTCGGAACTGTAGCTGCCCCGCAGACGTCCAAGACTGTGACTACAGCCTGGCCAACCTCGTGTGCAGCTGTAAAACCGTGCTGCCGTATTTGGTAGAGCAGCCCAGCTACCACGGCCATCTCACCATCTGGTTCACAGACCTAGCTGCGCTGGGCCTCCTGCTGAACTTCACCCTGGTCTGGGACCTCAAGCTCTCACTGTGCAGCGCAAACACTCTCCCCGAGGAGTACCTGGCTATTTGGGGTCTCAAGAGGCTTCGCATCAGCACGGAAGCCaagcatccattcctggagcagaGCTTACTCATCCACGGCGGGGACGAGAGTGAATCCAGAGAGAAGGCCAGGTCTGGGCACAAAGACTGGCAAATGTGTACGTATGTCTCGTTCTTAGATATGGCTCTTTTCAACAGGGAATCGCCGTTACGGTCATACAGTGTTGAAAACGTGGTCAGCATCGCCAACAGCTTTCCCTACTTCTCTTACTTTAAGACAATCCCACCTTCAAGCAACAGAAGCTACGTTGTCACCTTCATTTACTAA